From one Solanum lycopersicum chromosome 12, SLM_r2.1 genomic stretch:
- the LOC101267204 gene encoding integrin-linked protein kinase 1-like isoform X1: MEKLKKGISRQFSTELFRKSGKFSFKRQSSLDPRRNNLRFSFGRQSSLDPLRRSPSIENAERTVPENLDSTMQLLFMACKGDVKGVQDLLDEGIDVNSIDLDGRTALHIAACEGHVEVAKLLLSRKANMNARDRWGSTAAADAKHYGNAEVYEMLKARGAKVPKVGKTPMAVANPREVPEYELNPLELQIRKSDGISKGSYQVAKWNGTKVSVKILDKDSYKDPESINAFKHELTLLEKVRHPNVVQFVGAVTQNIPMMIVSEYHPRGDLGSYLQKKGRISPSKALKYALDVARGMNYLHECKPDPIIHCNLNPKNILLDDGDHLKVAGFGLIKLSKISPDKAKLVQPEGFDRSSPYVAPEIYKDEIFDRNADIYSFGILLYEMLEGTPPFNTKSPEETARLMCLEGQRPVFKSKSKYPPELRELIEECWDPEAFVRPTFSEVIVRMNKIFANSFRQGWLKDTFKLPWL, encoded by the exons ATGGAGAAGTTAAAGAAAGGAATATCGAGGCAATTCTCAACAGAGTTGTTTAGGAAGAGTGGAAAATTCAGTTTCAAGAGGCAGAGTTCATTGGATCCAAGGAGGAACAATTTGCGGTTTAGTTTTGGGAGGCAATCATCGCTTGATCCGCTTCGAAGGAGCCCTTCGATAGAAAATGCTGAGAGAACTGTGCCAGAGAATCTTGATTCGACGATGCAGCTGTTATTCATGGCGTGTAAAGGGGACGTGAAGGGAGTTCAGGACTTGTTGGATGAAGGTATTGATGTGAATAGCATTGATTTGGATGGAAGGACTGCTCTTCATATTGCTGCCTGTGAAGGTCACGTGGAAGTTGCCAAGCTATTGTTGAGTAGGAAGGCTAATATGAATGCTCGTGATCGGTGGGGTAGTACG GCAGCAGCTGATGCCAAACATTATGGTAATGCTGAAGTTTACGAAATGTTGAAGGCCCGTGGAGCCAAAGTCCCG AAAGTCGGAAAGACGCCAATGGCTGTAGCAAATCCACGAGAAGTTCCAGAATATGAACTAAACCCTCTGGAGCTTCAAATCCGCAAAAGTGATGGAATCTCAAAG GGTTCATATCAAGTTGCCAAATGGAATGGAACGAAAGTTTCCGTAAAAATACTTGACAAGGATAGCTATAAAGATCCTGAAAGCAT AAATGCTTTCAAACATGAATTAACTTTGCTAGAAAAAGTGCGGCATCCAAATGTAGTTCAGTTTGTTGGAGCAGTTACACAAAATATACCAATGATGATAGTGTCAGAGTATCATCCAAGG GGTGATCTAGGTAGCTATCTTCAGAAAAAGGGACGTATATCTCCTTCTAAGGCGCTTAAATATGCTCTTGATGTTGCTAG GGGTATGAACTACCTTCACGAGTGCAAACCAGACCCAATTATACATTGCAATCTAAATCCAAA AAATATTTTGCTTGACGATGGAGATCACCTGAAAGTTGCTGGATTTGGTCTTattaaattgtcaaaaatttcaCCTGACAAAGCAAAGTTGGTGCAGCCGGAGGGTTTTGACCGTTCAA GTCCCTATGTAGCACCTGAGATTTATAAAGATGAAATATTTGACCGGAATGCGGACATATATTCATTTGGCATTTTACTCTATGAG ATGCTGGAGGGAACACCACCTTTTAATACCAAGTCTCCAGAAGAGACTGCCAGGTTGATGTGCTTAGAAGGCCAGAGACCAGTATTCAAATCGAAATCCAAATATCCTCCTGAGCTTAGAGA GTTGATTGAAGAATGTTGGGATCCAGAAGCTTTTGTCCGGCCAACATTTTCTGAGGTCATTGTGcggatgaataaaatatttgctAACTCCTTCAGACAAGGATGGTTGAAAGATACTTTTAAACTTCCTTG GTTGTAA
- the LOC101267204 gene encoding integrin-linked protein kinase 1-like isoform X2, producing the protein MEKLKKGISRQFSTELFRKSGKFSFKRQSSLDPRRNNLRFSFGRQSSLDPLRRSPSIENAERTVPENLDSTMQLLFMACKGDVKGVQDLLDEGIDVNSIDLDGRTALHIAACEGHVEVAKLLLSRKANMNARDRWGSTAAADAKHYGNAEVYEMLKARGAKVPKVGKTPMAVANPREVPEYELNPLELQIRKSDGISKGSYQVAKWNGTKVSVKILDKDSYKDPESINAFKHELTLLEKVRHPNVVQFVGAVTQNIPMMIVSEYHPRGDLGSYLQKKGRISPSKALKYALDVARGMNYLHECKPDPIIHCNLNPKNILLDDGDHLKVAGFGLIKLSKISPDKAKLVQPEGFDRSSPYVAPEIYKDEIFDRNADIYSFGILLYEMLEGTPPFNTKSPEETARLMCLEGQRPVFKSKSKYPPELRELIEECWDPEAFVRPTFSEVIVRMNKIFANSFRQGWLKDTFKLPW; encoded by the exons ATGGAGAAGTTAAAGAAAGGAATATCGAGGCAATTCTCAACAGAGTTGTTTAGGAAGAGTGGAAAATTCAGTTTCAAGAGGCAGAGTTCATTGGATCCAAGGAGGAACAATTTGCGGTTTAGTTTTGGGAGGCAATCATCGCTTGATCCGCTTCGAAGGAGCCCTTCGATAGAAAATGCTGAGAGAACTGTGCCAGAGAATCTTGATTCGACGATGCAGCTGTTATTCATGGCGTGTAAAGGGGACGTGAAGGGAGTTCAGGACTTGTTGGATGAAGGTATTGATGTGAATAGCATTGATTTGGATGGAAGGACTGCTCTTCATATTGCTGCCTGTGAAGGTCACGTGGAAGTTGCCAAGCTATTGTTGAGTAGGAAGGCTAATATGAATGCTCGTGATCGGTGGGGTAGTACG GCAGCAGCTGATGCCAAACATTATGGTAATGCTGAAGTTTACGAAATGTTGAAGGCCCGTGGAGCCAAAGTCCCG AAAGTCGGAAAGACGCCAATGGCTGTAGCAAATCCACGAGAAGTTCCAGAATATGAACTAAACCCTCTGGAGCTTCAAATCCGCAAAAGTGATGGAATCTCAAAG GGTTCATATCAAGTTGCCAAATGGAATGGAACGAAAGTTTCCGTAAAAATACTTGACAAGGATAGCTATAAAGATCCTGAAAGCAT AAATGCTTTCAAACATGAATTAACTTTGCTAGAAAAAGTGCGGCATCCAAATGTAGTTCAGTTTGTTGGAGCAGTTACACAAAATATACCAATGATGATAGTGTCAGAGTATCATCCAAGG GGTGATCTAGGTAGCTATCTTCAGAAAAAGGGACGTATATCTCCTTCTAAGGCGCTTAAATATGCTCTTGATGTTGCTAG GGGTATGAACTACCTTCACGAGTGCAAACCAGACCCAATTATACATTGCAATCTAAATCCAAA AAATATTTTGCTTGACGATGGAGATCACCTGAAAGTTGCTGGATTTGGTCTTattaaattgtcaaaaatttcaCCTGACAAAGCAAAGTTGGTGCAGCCGGAGGGTTTTGACCGTTCAA GTCCCTATGTAGCACCTGAGATTTATAAAGATGAAATATTTGACCGGAATGCGGACATATATTCATTTGGCATTTTACTCTATGAG ATGCTGGAGGGAACACCACCTTTTAATACCAAGTCTCCAGAAGAGACTGCCAGGTTGATGTGCTTAGAAGGCCAGAGACCAGTATTCAAATCGAAATCCAAATATCCTCCTGAGCTTAGAGA GTTGATTGAAGAATGTTGGGATCCAGAAGCTTTTGTCCGGCCAACATTTTCTGAGGTCATTGTGcggatgaataaaatatttgctAACTCCTTCAGACAAGGATGGTTGAAAGATACTTTTAAACTTCCTTGGTAA